Genomic DNA from Pseudomonas helmanticensis:
GGATTCGGTCGACTCGACTAATGCCGAAGCATTGCGCTCTATTGGCCAAGGCAATTCAGCACCGTTTTTGGTGCTCGCTGAGCGGCAAGTTTCCGGGCGCGGCCGCAGAGGTCGTAAATGGGTCAGTCCGTTTGCTGAAAATCTATATTACAGCCTTGTTCTTCGAATCGATGGTGGAATGCGCCAGCTCGAAGGGCTCAGCCTTGTTGTAGGGTTGGCTGTGATGCAGACTTTGCGGAGCTTTGGCGTGGTAAATGCCGGTTTGAAGTGGCCCAATGATGTCTTGGTGGGTAACAAAAAATCGCCGGCATTCTGCTTGAGCTTATTGGCGACCCGGCGGATGTCTGTCATGTGGTGCTGGGGATTGGTATCAATGTGAATATGCAGACTGCTGATGAAGTCGATCAGCAATGGACCTCGATTCGACTTGAGTCTGGCAATAACTGCGATCGAAATGCCTTGGTGGCCGAGCTGAGTAAGCAGCTGGACGCCTACATTCGGCGTCATCAGGCGGGGGATTTTCGGTTCTCCGGGAGGAATGGGAAGTGAATCACTTGTGGCAGGAGCGATCGGTGTCATTGATTGCTGGTGCCAACCATATAGATGGCGTAGTGCTCGGAATCGACAATCAAGGTGCTCTGCGCTTGAGGGTGAACGGCGTGGAGAAAGTATTTAGTGGTGGTGAGCTGAGCCTGAGGTTGCGTGATGATTCTTGAGCTCGACTGCGGGAACAGCTTTATAAAATGGCGTGTGCTGAATGCCGCGGTTGGCGGCCTGATCTCCGAAGGGGTGGTCGACTCGGATTTGGCGCTGCTTGAGAGTTTGCGAGCGATTGATCGGCTTTCCCTGGGCAAATGTCGCTTGGTCAGTGTGAGGACTGGCGAAGAAACCGGCGCGCTGATCGACATTATCGAGCGGGAGTTCGGTATTTCGGTGATTCGCGCGGAGTCCGCTCGTGAAATGTCTGGTGTTAGAAATGGTTACGAAGACTACGAGCGCCTTGGGCTTGATCGATGGCTGGCGATGCTGGGCGGGTTTCACCTCGCTTCAGGAGGGGCCTGCCTGGTACTCGATTTCGGTACGGCGGTAACCGCAGATTTCATCGCGGCTGATGGCGAGCATCTGGGTGGCTTTATTTGTCCTGGAATGCCGTTGATGCGTAACCAGTTGCGTACTCATACCAGAAAGATTCGTTATGGGGATTTGGCTGCCGAGCGGGCGCTGTCCAGCAACGCACCAGGGCGGACTACCGTTGAGGCGGTAGAGCGTGGGTGTTCATTGATGTTGCGTGGGTTCGTACTGACGCAGCTGGAAATGGCGCGCTCCTATTGGGGGGCTGACTTCGCTGTCTTTATAACCGGTGGTGACGCCGATTTGGTTGCAGGTGTTGCTCCCGAGGCCAGAATCGTTCCCGACCTGGTGTTTGTGGGGTTGGCTATGGCGTGTCCTTTGACCTGAGGTTTGTATGCGTTGGTTGTTCCTCCTGCTTCTGGTTCTCAATGTTTTTTATTATGTCTGGCATCAGCAG
This window encodes:
- a CDS encoding pantothenate kinase, with the protein product MILELDCGNSFIKWRVLNAAVGGLISEGVVDSDLALLESLRAIDRLSLGKCRLVSVRTGEETGALIDIIEREFGISVIRAESAREMSGVRNGYEDYERLGLDRWLAMLGGFHLASGGACLVLDFGTAVTADFIAADGEHLGGFICPGMPLMRNQLRTHTRKIRYGDLAAERALSSNAPGRTTVEAVERGCSLMLRGFVLTQLEMARSYWGADFAVFITGGDADLVAGVAPEARIVPDLVFVGLAMACPLT